Proteins from a genomic interval of Streptomyces sp. Tu6071:
- a CDS encoding DNA polymerase III subunit epsilon yields the protein MSWYEGPLAAYTATPTGPRTAKDRVLSAAVVVQDHADAPPRFERWLVCPGVPVPRSARAALGLSEDHIRRNGRWPAPVMDEVARSLHEHALTGRPLVVLDAPATLALLDRELRRHRATSLTERLGPKPLRVLDPGLLDTQLDRFRKGSRELESLCSVYRVPGGDPRDPAARALAALNVVRALGRRFAARLGRLNAAELHALQATWSTRGPAAPWFGLQATRTTGTEEGWPLGPALTGAA from the coding sequence ATGAGCTGGTACGAGGGACCACTCGCCGCCTACACCGCGACCCCCACAGGCCCCCGCACCGCGAAGGACCGCGTCCTGTCGGCGGCGGTCGTGGTGCAGGACCACGCGGACGCCCCGCCCCGGTTCGAGCGCTGGCTCGTCTGCCCCGGCGTCCCGGTGCCGCGCTCCGCGCGGGCGGCACTCGGGCTGAGCGAGGACCACATCCGCCGCAACGGCCGCTGGCCGGCCCCCGTGATGGACGAGGTGGCCCGCTCGCTGCACGAGCACGCGCTCACGGGCCGCCCCCTCGTCGTCCTCGACGCCCCCGCCACGCTCGCCCTGCTCGACCGCGAACTGCGCCGTCACCGGGCGACCTCGCTGACGGAGCGGCTCGGCCCGAAGCCGCTGCGGGTCCTGGACCCGGGGCTGCTCGACACACAGCTGGATCGTTTCCGCAAGGGAAGCCGCGAGCTGGAGAGCCTGTGCTCGGTCTACCGGGTGCCGGGCGGTGATCCGCGCGACCCGGCGGCGCGCGCGCTGGCCGCGCTGAACGTCGTACGGGCCCTCGGGCGGCGTTTCGCGGCCCGTCTCGGGCGTCTCAACGCGGCCGAACTCCACGCGCTCCAGGCCACCTGGAGCACACGCGGACCGGCCGCGCCCTGGTTCGGGCTCCAGGCGACGCGCACCACGGGGACGGAGGAGGGCTGGCCGCTCGGCCCCGCGCTGACGGGCGCGGCGTAA
- a CDS encoding HIT family protein: MLRRMTSDPEQQIGVGTPDAFQRLWTPHRMAYIQGEGKPSGPAAGDGCPFCEIPGKSDEDGLVVARGTHVYTVLNLYPYNGGHVMAVPYRHVADYTALTREETDELAVHTKQAMETLRAASGAHGFNIGMNQGTVAGAGIAAHLHQHVVPRWGGDTNFMPVVGQTKVLPQLLGETRRMLAEAWPGKNRP; encoded by the coding sequence ATGCTGCGTCGTATGACGAGTGACCCGGAGCAGCAGATCGGAGTGGGGACGCCCGACGCGTTCCAGCGGCTGTGGACCCCGCACCGGATGGCGTACATCCAGGGCGAGGGGAAGCCGAGCGGCCCGGCGGCGGGCGACGGCTGCCCCTTCTGCGAGATCCCCGGCAAGTCCGACGAGGACGGGCTCGTCGTCGCGCGCGGCACACACGTCTACACGGTGCTCAACCTCTACCCGTACAACGGCGGGCACGTCATGGCCGTCCCCTACCGGCACGTCGCCGACTACACCGCGCTGACCCGCGAGGAGACGGACGAACTCGCCGTCCACACGAAGCAGGCGATGGAGACGCTGCGGGCGGCTTCGGGGGCGCACGGCTTCAACATCGGGATGAACCAGGGCACCGTGGCGGGCGCGGGCATCGCCGCGCACCTGCACCAGCACGTCGTGCCGCGCTGGGGCGGGGACACGAACTTCATGCCCGTCGTGGGCCAGACGAAGGTGCTGCCGCAACTCCTCGGCGAGACCCGGCGGATGCTCGCGGAGGCGTGGCCGGGCAAGAACAGGCCGTAG
- the thrS gene encoding threonine--tRNA ligase yields the protein MSDVRVIIQRDSERDERVVTTGTTAADLFPGERTVVAARVDGELRDLAYVLGEGETVEPVEISSEDGLNILRHSTAHVMAQAVQEIFPEAKLGIGPPVKDGFYYDFDVEKPFTPEDLKAVEKKMQEIQKRGQRFSRRVVSEDDARAELADEPYKLELIGLKGGSTSEDGSAVEVGGNELTIYDNLDAKTGELCWKDLCRGPHLPTTRLIPAFKLMRNAAAYWRGSEKNPMLQRIYGTAWPSKDELKAHLDFLAEAEKRDHRKLGNELDLFSFPEEVGPGLAVFHPKGGIIRRAMEDYSRRRHEEEGYEFVYSPHTTKGALFEKSGHLDWYADGMYPPMQLDEGVDYYLKPMNCPMHNLIFDARGRSYRELPLRLFEFGTVYRYEKSGVVHGLTRSRGFTQDDAHIYCTKEQMAEELDKTLTFVLNLLRDYGLDDFYLELSTKDEKKFVGSDEVWEEATATLQQVAEKQGLPLVPDPGGAAFYGPKISVQARDAIGRTWQMSTVQLDFNLPERFDLSYTAADGSRQRPVMIHRALFGSIERFFAVLLEHYAGAMPPWLAPVQAVGIPVGDAHVPYLKEFAAEARRKGLRVDVDASSDRMQKKIRNHQKQKTPFMVIVGDDDMNAGTVSFRHRDGSQENGIPKDEAIAKLLDVVERRVQV from the coding sequence GTGTCAGACGTCCGTGTGATCATCCAGCGCGATTCCGAGCGGGACGAGCGTGTGGTGACGACGGGGACGACGGCCGCCGACCTCTTCCCCGGTGAGCGCACCGTCGTCGCCGCCCGCGTGGACGGCGAGCTGAGGGACCTCGCGTACGTGCTGGGCGAGGGCGAGACCGTCGAACCCGTCGAGATCTCCTCCGAGGACGGTCTCAACATCCTGCGGCACTCGACCGCGCACGTCATGGCGCAGGCCGTGCAGGAGATCTTCCCCGAGGCCAAGCTCGGCATCGGCCCGCCGGTCAAGGACGGCTTCTACTACGACTTCGACGTCGAGAAGCCCTTCACGCCCGAGGACCTCAAGGCCGTCGAGAAGAAGATGCAGGAGATCCAGAAGCGCGGCCAGCGCTTCTCGCGCCGCGTGGTCAGCGAGGACGACGCCCGCGCGGAGCTCGCCGACGAGCCGTACAAGCTGGAGCTGATCGGCCTCAAGGGCGGCTCGACCAGCGAGGACGGCTCCGCCGTCGAGGTCGGCGGCAACGAGCTGACGATCTACGACAACCTCGACGCGAAGACCGGCGAGCTGTGCTGGAAGGACCTCTGCCGGGGCCCGCACCTGCCCACGACTCGCCTCATCCCCGCCTTCAAGCTCATGCGCAACGCCGCCGCGTACTGGCGCGGCAGCGAGAAGAACCCGATGCTCCAGCGCATCTACGGGACCGCCTGGCCCTCCAAGGACGAGCTGAAGGCGCACCTCGACTTCCTCGCCGAGGCCGAGAAGCGCGACCACCGCAAGCTCGGCAACGAGCTGGACCTCTTCTCCTTCCCCGAGGAGGTCGGCCCCGGGCTCGCCGTCTTCCACCCCAAGGGCGGCATCATCCGCCGGGCGATGGAGGACTACTCGCGCCGCCGGCACGAGGAGGAGGGCTACGAGTTCGTCTACAGCCCGCACACCACCAAGGGCGCCCTCTTCGAGAAGAGCGGCCACCTCGACTGGTACGCGGACGGCATGTACCCGCCCATGCAGCTCGACGAGGGCGTGGACTACTACCTCAAGCCGATGAACTGCCCGATGCACAACCTGATCTTCGACGCGCGCGGGCGCTCCTACCGTGAGCTGCCGCTGCGCCTCTTCGAGTTCGGGACCGTGTACCGGTACGAGAAGTCCGGCGTCGTGCACGGGCTGACCCGCTCGCGCGGCTTCACGCAGGACGACGCGCACATCTACTGCACCAAGGAGCAGATGGCGGAGGAGCTCGACAAGACGCTCACCTTCGTCCTCAACCTGCTCCGCGACTACGGCCTCGACGACTTCTACCTGGAGCTGTCCACCAAGGACGAGAAGAAGTTCGTCGGCTCCGACGAGGTGTGGGAGGAGGCGACCGCGACCCTCCAGCAGGTCGCCGAGAAGCAGGGCCTGCCGCTCGTGCCCGACCCGGGCGGGGCCGCGTTCTACGGGCCGAAGATCTCCGTGCAGGCGCGCGACGCGATCGGCCGCACCTGGCAGATGTCGACCGTCCAGCTCGACTTCAACCTGCCCGAGCGCTTCGACCTCTCCTACACCGCCGCCGACGGCTCGCGGCAGCGGCCCGTCATGATCCACCGCGCGCTCTTCGGCTCCATCGAGCGCTTCTTCGCCGTGCTCCTGGAGCACTACGCGGGCGCCATGCCGCCGTGGCTCGCCCCCGTGCAGGCGGTCGGCATCCCGGTCGGCGACGCGCACGTCCCGTACCTCAAGGAGTTCGCCGCCGAGGCGCGCCGCAAGGGCCTGCGCGTCGACGTGGACGCCTCCTCGGACCGTATGCAGAAGAAGATCCGCAACCACCAGAAGCAGAAGACGCCGTTCATGGTCATCGTCGGCGACGACGACATGAACGCGGGCACCGTCTCCTTCCGCCACCGCGACGGCTCGCAGGAGAACGGCATCCCGAAGGACGAGGCGATCGCCAAGCTCCTCGACGTCGTCGAGCGGCGCGTCCAGGTCTGA
- a CDS encoding potassium channel family protein, whose translation MPLSPVSGHAPHREGPLTFAALLLLAAYSVRVLATSLPGWAKDLLHAAMALAWAVALLDLAVRWRDSRLGVAYPRHHPLSVVVALLPLLRPLQFVPIYEGVRRRRRRPALSVPARVIVYTGLAVVLIGFTAALTVYWVERSAPGASIRSFGTAVWWACATLATVGYGDAVPVTPGGRVVAVALMACGVALLGAVTGAFSTYLLRVFDDERGPRDEGNGDGRGPSRE comes from the coding sequence GTGCCCCTCTCCCCCGTCTCCGGACACGCCCCGCACCGCGAGGGCCCGCTCACTTTCGCGGCACTGCTCCTGCTCGCGGCCTACTCCGTCCGCGTGCTGGCCACCAGCCTGCCCGGCTGGGCCAAGGACCTCCTCCACGCGGCGATGGCGCTCGCCTGGGCGGTGGCCCTCCTCGACCTCGCGGTGCGCTGGCGCGACTCCCGGCTCGGGGTCGCGTACCCGCGCCACCATCCCCTCTCGGTGGTCGTGGCACTGCTCCCGCTGCTGCGCCCGCTCCAGTTCGTCCCCATCTACGAGGGGGTGCGGCGCAGACGGCGGCGCCCGGCGCTGTCGGTGCCGGCCCGCGTCATCGTCTACACGGGCCTCGCCGTCGTCCTCATCGGCTTCACCGCGGCGCTCACCGTGTACTGGGTGGAGCGGAGCGCGCCCGGCGCCTCGATCCGCTCCTTCGGGACGGCGGTGTGGTGGGCCTGCGCGACGCTCGCGACCGTCGGCTACGGGGACGCGGTGCCGGTCACGCCGGGGGGCCGTGTCGTCGCGGTCGCGCTGATGGCGTGCGGGGTGGCGCTGCTCGGAGCGGTCACGGGCGCCTTCTCGACGTACCTCCTGCGGGTCTTCGACGACGAGAGGGGCCCGCGCGACGAAGGGAACGGGGACGGGCGAGGGCCCTCGCGGGAGTGA